One window of the Flavobacteriaceae bacterium YJPT1-3 genome contains the following:
- a CDS encoding polyprenyl synthetase family protein has protein sequence MIPMDTALMKSKLAQYGAETLSGIHAFIPEKEPRAYLYDLVEDYPNRGGKGFRPGLCIASCKAFGGTAKAAKFSAVALEMLHNAFLIHDDVEDDSYYRRNKPTLHEANTRAIAINVGDMLNALSLSPLWRNREVLGEKLAQRIFLEIQHLITESAEGQALELGWRMDNRCDLQEADYLRMILKKTCWYTCIHPIRIGALIGSKGSVNPDLFNRLGYFMGAAFQIQDDVLNLIGEESAYGKEIGGDILEGKRTLMLIHLYQHCSKRQKEFLKAYLQIPILERSPEEARQILSWMHDYDSITYTIETSKYLAGAALKEFYTQFSQLSDSEDKAFLEHIILYMIHREY, from the coding sequence ATGATACCCATGGATACCGCATTGATGAAATCAAAATTAGCCCAGTACGGGGCTGAAACGCTATCGGGTATTCACGCTTTTATTCCAGAGAAAGAACCTAGAGCCTATCTGTACGATCTGGTGGAGGACTATCCCAATCGCGGAGGCAAAGGCTTCCGACCGGGCCTATGCATTGCCAGTTGTAAAGCTTTTGGAGGTACGGCCAAAGCCGCCAAATTCTCTGCGGTAGCTTTGGAAATGCTTCACAATGCGTTTTTGATACACGACGATGTGGAAGATGATAGCTATTACCGCCGCAACAAACCAACACTTCACGAGGCCAATACCCGAGCGATCGCCATTAACGTTGGAGATATGCTCAATGCGTTGAGCCTCTCCCCGCTTTGGAGAAACCGGGAGGTTTTGGGTGAAAAATTAGCGCAGAGAATCTTCTTGGAAATACAACACCTGATCACCGAATCAGCGGAAGGACAGGCCTTGGAGCTGGGTTGGCGGATGGACAATCGCTGTGATCTGCAGGAGGCTGACTACCTGCGAATGATTTTAAAAAAGACCTGTTGGTACACCTGTATTCATCCTATCCGAATTGGAGCCTTGATCGGCTCTAAAGGTAGCGTGAATCCGGATCTGTTTAATCGCTTAGGCTATTTTATGGGCGCCGCTTTTCAAATACAGGACGACGTACTCAATTTAATTGGGGAGGAAAGTGCCTATGGGAAAGAGATTGGTGGCGATATCCTGGAAGGCAAGCGCACGCTAATGTTGATCCACTTGTATCAACATTGCTCCAAAAGACAAAAAGAGTTTCTGAAAGCCTACCTACAGATCCCAATACTGGAACGCAGTCCGGAAGAAGCCCGCCAGATCTTATCCTGGATGCATGACTATGACTCCATTACCTACACTATAGAAACCAGTAAATACTTAGCCGGGGCTGCTTTAAAAGAGTTCTACACCCAATTTTCGCAGCTGTCTGACAGCGAAGACAAAGCGTTTTTAGAGCACATCATTCTATACATGATTCACCGGGAATACTGA
- a CDS encoding cupin domain-containing protein yields the protein MIRSLLILLLCIPFTLLAQTEDYQVASYHTLGNRAPNAHYLGDAWLNGLLNDDLEADYHLTKATFKANSTLDWHKHQSPQVLIVVEGEGYYQERGKQPIRMRVGDVISCKPNTEHWHASSKTSSVTYLALYSGDQPTTWTEVLTQEDYDRVAALLN from the coding sequence ATGATACGATCGCTACTCATCCTCTTGCTCTGCATTCCTTTTACTTTACTCGCACAAACTGAGGATTACCAAGTGGCATCCTACCACACCTTAGGAAATCGAGCACCAAACGCGCATTATTTAGGGGATGCCTGGCTTAACGGACTTCTCAATGACGACCTTGAGGCCGACTATCACCTGACCAAAGCAACGTTTAAAGCCAATTCCACCTTAGACTGGCATAAGCACCAATCACCGCAGGTATTGATTGTGGTTGAAGGAGAAGGATATTATCAGGAACGTGGTAAACAACCAATTCGGATGCGGGTTGGGGATGTAATCAGCTGTAAACCCAATACCGAACATTGGCATGCTTCCAGTAAAACCAGTTCGGTCACCTATCTGGCCCTTTATTCGGGCGATCAACCTACGACCTGGACGGAAGTTTTAACTCAGGAGGACTATGATCGGGTAGCAGCGCTCTTGAATTGA
- a CDS encoding class I SAM-dependent methyltransferase, with protein sequence MSHPLLNKEIQDFIRAHEKEDILRLLLNSNPFPEIDQKFLIEQIHGRQKAKEKLPTWYNIAHILYPPKLNLEQTSSEITANYKASLTQHQKIADLTGGFGVDAYAFAKANLEVHYFELNPELATLVRHNFAVMGIDHVTITAGDGLEHLLNSEELYDVLYIDPSRRDAQRQKVFLLGDCIPNVPEHLDALLTKTGRLLVKTSPMLDLQAGLQELNQVHAIHIIAVDQEVKELVWDIRSETMEGTPKIIIALLQEDQSQVIHIGRDELENAEAFYEDPQQYLYEPHAALLKAGAFQWLSQHFKVGKLHVNSHLYTADKEIDFPGRKFEIKAIYPFDKRLRKQLLLDRAHISTRNFPKTVAQLRSQLKWKDGGPDYLFFTRDRDKKLVVLHTQKVNS encoded by the coding sequence ATGAGTCATCCGCTTTTGAATAAGGAAATTCAAGACTTCATCAGGGCGCATGAAAAAGAAGACATTTTAAGGTTGTTATTGAATAGCAATCCCTTTCCGGAAATTGATCAAAAGTTTTTGATCGAACAAATTCACGGTAGGCAAAAAGCCAAAGAAAAACTGCCTACTTGGTATAATATTGCCCATATACTCTACCCACCTAAGTTGAATCTGGAGCAGACTTCTTCTGAAATCACCGCTAACTATAAAGCGTCATTGACGCAGCATCAAAAAATTGCTGATCTGACCGGCGGTTTTGGGGTGGATGCTTATGCTTTCGCGAAAGCAAACCTCGAAGTGCACTACTTTGAACTAAATCCTGAGCTGGCCACTTTGGTCCGGCATAATTTCGCCGTGATGGGGATCGATCATGTCACCATCACTGCGGGCGACGGACTTGAACACCTTTTAAATAGTGAAGAGCTCTACGATGTATTATATATTGATCCCTCCCGTCGGGATGCACAACGCCAGAAAGTGTTCTTGTTGGGTGATTGTATCCCCAATGTGCCTGAACATTTAGATGCCCTGTTGACGAAGACTGGTCGATTATTGGTGAAAACCTCTCCCATGCTTGACCTCCAAGCTGGACTCCAGGAGTTGAACCAGGTACATGCGATTCACATTATCGCTGTAGATCAGGAGGTTAAAGAATTAGTATGGGATATTCGAAGCGAAACAATGGAAGGCACACCCAAAATCATCATAGCCCTATTGCAAGAAGACCAAAGCCAAGTGATCCACATCGGTCGGGACGAGTTAGAGAATGCGGAAGCCTTTTATGAAGACCCTCAGCAATATCTTTATGAGCCTCATGCCGCTTTGCTTAAAGCCGGTGCATTTCAATGGCTAAGCCAGCATTTTAAGGTAGGCAAGCTGCACGTGAACAGTCATTTGTATACTGCTGATAAAGAGATTGATTTTCCGGGGAGAAAATTTGAGATAAAGGCGATATATCCCTTTGATAAACGCTTACGAAAACAGCTTCTACTGGACCGAGCACATATCAGTACGCGCAATTTTCCCAAAACGGTTGCTCAATTAAGAAGCCAATTGAAGTGGAAAGATGGAGGTCCAGACTATCTCTTTTTCACACGGGATCGCGATAAGAAATTAGTGGTGCTCCACACCCAGAAAGTGAATAGCTAA
- a CDS encoding AI-2E family transporter: MTSKTIAYGILRALAILGGITLLLVFLYIIQSVLIFIAIAAVISLIGRPVVAFLKLRLKFSDTFASVTTILFVITIIAGIMSLLIPVVISQSQHLAEIDFDKVRLNLNRIYGELAEYFGVSRMTIVEGIREADFIKNIDFAMIPRFLNSIIGNLGSAVLGIFSVIFISFFFLKDSRILTNAILAFSDRGEEHRFLTIFEKIKHLLSRYFIGLLIQVMLMFAMYAIVLTLFRVENALAVALFCATLNLVPYIGPLVGGALILLFTASGYLNADFQAVILPKITYVFIGYCIAQVVDNFFIQPYVFGSSVKSHPLEIFLTILIAGLLFGVIGMVIAIPTYTALKVIAKEFLSEYKIVKGLTRNL, from the coding sequence ATGACTTCCAAAACCATTGCTTACGGCATCCTGCGCGCGCTGGCGATCTTAGGCGGAATCACCCTACTGCTAGTATTTCTTTATATCATTCAAAGTGTATTGATCTTTATTGCCATCGCAGCGGTAATCTCACTCATTGGACGTCCGGTGGTGGCTTTCCTAAAGTTACGGTTGAAATTTAGCGACACCTTCGCCTCAGTAACCACTATACTTTTCGTCATTACAATCATTGCCGGAATCATGTCCTTACTTATCCCAGTGGTCATCTCCCAAAGTCAGCATCTGGCGGAAATTGACTTTGATAAAGTTCGCTTGAATCTTAATCGGATCTATGGCGAACTTGCAGAATACTTTGGCGTAAGCCGAATGACCATCGTAGAAGGGATACGTGAAGCAGATTTCATCAAGAACATCGATTTTGCAATGATCCCTCGCTTTCTCAATAGCATCATCGGGAATCTAGGATCGGCAGTACTCGGGATCTTTTCAGTGATCTTCATCTCCTTTTTCTTTTTAAAGGACAGTCGCATACTGACCAATGCGATCCTCGCCTTTTCAGATCGCGGAGAAGAACACCGCTTTTTGACCATATTTGAAAAGATCAAGCATCTGCTTTCGCGCTATTTCATTGGGTTACTCATACAGGTAATGCTGATGTTTGCCATGTACGCCATTGTTTTAACCCTATTTCGGGTGGAAAATGCACTGGCGGTGGCCTTATTCTGCGCTACATTGAACCTGGTGCCCTACATTGGTCCCCTGGTAGGTGGTGCGCTCATCCTTTTATTTACGGCTTCCGGCTACCTAAACGCTGATTTTCAGGCGGTTATACTTCCAAAAATTACTTATGTTTTTATTGGATATTGTATTGCGCAGGTGGTCGACAACTTTTTTATACAGCCTTATGTTTTTGGCAGCAGCGTAAAATCGCATCCTCTGGAGATTTTTTTAACCATACTGATCGCCGGACTCTTATTTGGAGTAATCGGGATGGTCATTGCCATTCCTACCTATACTGCGCTTAAGGTGATCGCTAAAGAATTCTTATCCGAATACAAGATCGTTAAAGGGTTAACGCGCAATTTGTAA
- a CDS encoding DUF4159 domain-containing protein yields MQQSKLTILTLLLLCFLGYTGWTQQLGILKYQGGGDWYSNPTAVPNLIAFCNREIGTTLEAKPQEVAVGSIDLFQYPWVFMTGHGNIFFSQEDAENLRLYLQSGGFVHIDDNYGMEPYLRKELKKVFPDQELQEIPADHPIFESAYSFPSGLPKIHEHDGLPAQALGLFYEERLVLLFTFESDLGDGWENPEIHNDPEEVRLLALRMGANILKYAFEH; encoded by the coding sequence GTGCAGCAATCAAAACTTACAATCCTTACACTTCTCCTACTCTGTTTTCTGGGGTACACCGGATGGACTCAACAATTGGGCATCCTCAAATATCAGGGCGGTGGAGATTGGTACAGCAACCCAACAGCGGTGCCCAATTTAATTGCGTTTTGTAACCGGGAAATTGGAACTACGCTTGAAGCCAAACCCCAAGAAGTGGCCGTAGGCAGCATCGATCTTTTTCAATACCCCTGGGTGTTTATGACGGGCCATGGCAATATTTTTTTTAGCCAAGAGGATGCCGAGAATCTACGCTTGTACTTACAAAGCGGAGGTTTTGTACATATCGATGACAATTACGGGATGGAACCCTACCTCAGAAAAGAACTGAAAAAAGTTTTTCCTGATCAGGAGCTACAGGAAATACCTGCAGACCACCCTATTTTTGAATCGGCTTACTCCTTCCCATCCGGTTTACCTAAGATTCACGAACATGACGGACTACCCGCCCAGGCGCTGGGCCTATTTTATGAGGAGCGATTGGTATTGCTCTTTACCTTTGAATCTGATTTGGGTGATGGTTGGGAAAATCCGGAAATTCACAATGATCCGGAAGAGGTCCGGCTCCTGGCCTTGCGTATGGGCGCCAATATTCTCAAGTATGCTTTTGAGCACTGA
- a CDS encoding DUF1223 domain-containing protein: MSIKGISLLLLLVSLLTFPFKKQEREITEEGVFPPFVLIQLFTSQGCSSCPPADSLLSEVAEQYESDKVFVLSYHVDYWDRLCWKDPFSQKAFTEKQQDYAGYFHSRNIYTPQVVVNGQDEFVGSNRSEMRAQINKYKSVKAPASLSIESKSRDHNQWMVEYELDGMSEKELFVKMAVVANERTTQVKRGENSNRTLTNTHVVLQEIRQKISDSKGSITIGLIDGLLNHKNLKVIAYVQGESGPILAADQITWTE, from the coding sequence ATGTCCATAAAAGGTATCTCACTGCTCCTTCTTTTGGTTTCACTCCTGACTTTTCCTTTCAAAAAACAAGAACGCGAGATTACAGAAGAAGGTGTATTTCCTCCGTTTGTACTTATTCAATTATTTACCTCTCAAGGATGCAGCAGTTGTCCACCGGCAGACAGTCTTTTGTCTGAGGTAGCAGAGCAGTACGAAAGTGATAAGGTGTTCGTCTTGTCCTATCACGTAGATTACTGGGATCGTCTGTGCTGGAAAGACCCTTTCAGTCAAAAGGCATTTACTGAAAAGCAACAAGACTATGCCGGTTATTTTCATTCTCGGAACATATATACCCCTCAGGTGGTTGTAAATGGTCAGGATGAGTTTGTGGGCAGCAATCGCTCAGAAATGCGCGCACAAATCAATAAATATAAGTCGGTTAAGGCTCCAGCCTCCTTATCGATTGAATCTAAATCCAGAGACCATAATCAATGGATGGTTGAATATGAGCTTGATGGGATGAGTGAAAAAGAGCTTTTTGTAAAAATGGCAGTAGTCGCCAACGAACGCACCACCCAGGTGAAGCGAGGAGAGAATAGCAATCGTACCCTAACCAACACCCATGTGGTTCTGCAAGAGATCAGACAGAAAATATCAGACTCAAAGGGCTCTATTACAATTGGGTTAATTGATGGTCTATTAAACCACAAGAATCTTAAAGTGATTGCCTATGTACAAGGGGAGTCCGGACCCATACTGGCCGCAGATCAAATTACATGGACAGAATAA
- a CDS encoding glyoxalase superfamily protein gives MVRLREIQPVLHVRDVKRALAYYALIGFDSVFTDDEANPHYAGVARDGIEIHLQWHHASEWEVDIDRPQIRILTEGVDALYEELQSKVKISSGGQLRDTAWGTREFGIYDPDQNALIFYTDK, from the coding sequence ATGGTACGCCTTCGCGAAATACAACCTGTACTCCACGTTAGAGACGTAAAACGAGCTTTAGCCTATTATGCCCTAATTGGTTTCGACTCTGTTTTCACTGATGATGAAGCCAACCCGCACTATGCCGGAGTGGCTCGAGATGGAATCGAAATTCACTTGCAATGGCACCACGCCTCAGAGTGGGAGGTCGATATCGATCGGCCTCAGATCAGAATTCTTACGGAAGGCGTAGATGCGCTGTATGAAGAACTTCAATCTAAGGTAAAGATCAGCTCTGGAGGACAACTGCGCGATACGGCATGGGGTACGCGAGAGTTTGGCATTTACGACCCCGATCAAAATGCATTGATCTTTTATACCGATAAATAG
- a CDS encoding serine hydrolase gives MGSVVNACSSSSETPLDKALASSDERIRRVMDDVDTYELQILYTQIDRSKQEVPELTTYSYQVDSTQYFYPASTVKFPIAILALEQLINRSIGDTMITLDTPYRIENDSVVSSVRKDVNAIFAVSDNAAYNRLFEWLGQDTINKRLEELGIGPVRIAHRLSTANSDRLESAAILVYPHCDTLPCAEETAIRLPGYTSKPIEPLRLDGLQKGVGYLDEGERVEAPFNFTYKNYFPIRSQEALMRRVIFPDQYEGRQGLQLDDETFLFLYGAMQKLPRAQGYDPEEYYDSYGKFFIYGDTQERIPNNLKIFNKVGYAYGTLTDVAYIADIENDIEFLLTATLLVNPNNVFNDDNYAYEDIGIPFLAQLGRELYAQELEAARNASDIIEE, from the coding sequence GTGGGATCGGTCGTCAATGCTTGCAGTAGCTCTTCGGAGACCCCGTTGGATAAAGCCTTAGCTTCCAGTGACGAGCGTATTCGCAGGGTCATGGATGATGTGGATACCTACGAACTCCAAATTCTATACACGCAGATCGATCGATCTAAGCAAGAAGTTCCGGAACTTACCACCTATAGCTATCAGGTAGATTCCACTCAGTATTTTTATCCGGCGAGTACGGTTAAATTTCCCATTGCGATTTTGGCTCTTGAGCAATTGATCAACCGGAGCATAGGCGACACGATGATTACCTTAGATACCCCCTATCGTATCGAAAATGACAGTGTAGTCAGTAGTGTGCGCAAGGATGTCAATGCAATTTTTGCGGTTAGTGATAATGCCGCATACAACCGGCTCTTTGAATGGTTGGGTCAGGATACCATCAATAAGCGGCTTGAAGAATTGGGTATAGGACCGGTTCGTATCGCTCATCGCCTCAGTACGGCGAATTCGGACCGTTTAGAAAGTGCAGCGATCCTGGTCTATCCCCACTGCGATACGCTGCCCTGCGCTGAGGAAACGGCTATTCGCCTACCCGGTTACACTTCAAAGCCTATTGAACCACTTAGGCTCGACGGACTCCAAAAGGGAGTGGGTTATCTGGACGAGGGCGAGCGTGTGGAAGCGCCTTTTAATTTTACTTACAAGAATTATTTCCCCATCCGTAGTCAGGAAGCCTTGATGCGCAGGGTGATCTTTCCAGACCAGTATGAGGGCAGGCAAGGTCTGCAACTGGACGATGAGACTTTTCTGTTTCTCTATGGAGCCATGCAGAAACTTCCTCGAGCGCAAGGCTACGACCCCGAGGAATACTACGATAGTTATGGAAAGTTCTTTATCTATGGTGACACTCAAGAACGCATCCCGAATAACCTGAAAATCTTTAACAAAGTAGGTTATGCCTACGGCACCCTGACCGATGTGGCCTATATCGCTGATATCGAAAATGATATTGAATTTCTACTTACTGCAACCCTACTCGTTAATCCCAATAATGTATTCAATGATGATAATTATGCCTATGAAGACATTGGGATTCCCTTTTTGGCTCAATTGGGACGCGAACTGTACGCCCAAGAATTAGAAGCGGCGAGAAACGCGAGTGATATAATCGAGGAGTGA
- the lysA gene encoding diaminopimelate decarboxylase: MNNQDLLNIAQEHGSPVYVYNADQIKAQYKRLTDGFKKVKQLRINYACKALSNIAVLQYMHQLGAGLDTVSIQEVKLGLAAGFEPQQIIYTPNGVSLKEIEEVAQLGVQINIDNLSILEQFGTKHPHIPVCIRINPHVMAGGNTNISVGHIDSKFGISIHQMPHLLRIVANTGMTINGIHMHTGSDILDIDVFLYASEILFEAATNFNDLEFIDFGSGFKVPYKSGDVETNIEELGEKLSARFNAFAKAYGKPLTLAFEPGKFLVSEAGKFLVQVNVVKQTTSTVFAQVDSGFNHLIRPMLYGSQHEIENITNPSGRERFYSVVGYICETDTFANNRRISEISEGDILAFSNAGAYCFTMASNYNSRYRPAEVLWQEGEAQLIRKRETFDDLLHNQIPLKSLEKSTVTS; the protein is encoded by the coding sequence ATGAACAATCAAGACCTCTTGAACATTGCTCAAGAACACGGAAGCCCAGTCTATGTGTACAACGCTGATCAAATTAAAGCGCAGTACAAACGCCTAACCGACGGATTCAAGAAGGTCAAACAATTGCGCATCAATTACGCATGTAAAGCCTTATCCAACATCGCGGTGCTGCAGTATATGCATCAGCTGGGAGCAGGCTTAGACACCGTCTCTATACAAGAAGTTAAACTTGGACTGGCCGCAGGCTTTGAACCTCAGCAGATCATTTATACGCCCAATGGGGTTTCCTTAAAAGAAATCGAAGAGGTGGCTCAGTTGGGAGTACAGATCAATATAGACAACCTTAGTATTTTAGAACAATTTGGTACTAAACATCCCCACATACCGGTGTGCATTCGCATCAATCCCCATGTTATGGCCGGAGGCAACACCAATATTTCGGTGGGACATATCGACAGCAAATTTGGGATCTCCATCCATCAAATGCCTCACCTGTTGCGTATCGTTGCCAATACGGGTATGACCATCAACGGGATCCACATGCATACGGGTAGTGATATCCTGGATATTGATGTATTTCTTTATGCTTCGGAAATCCTCTTTGAGGCAGCCACCAACTTCAACGATTTGGAATTTATCGATTTTGGAAGTGGCTTTAAAGTACCGTACAAGTCAGGAGATGTAGAGACTAATATCGAGGAGCTAGGTGAAAAACTTAGTGCTCGTTTTAACGCTTTCGCGAAAGCGTACGGCAAACCCTTAACCCTGGCCTTTGAACCCGGTAAATTTTTGGTCAGCGAAGCCGGTAAATTCCTGGTTCAGGTCAATGTGGTCAAACAAACGACCTCCACGGTATTCGCACAAGTGGACAGCGGATTCAATCATCTGATTCGCCCCATGCTTTACGGCAGTCAGCATGAGATCGAGAACATCACCAACCCTTCCGGACGCGAGCGCTTTTACTCGGTAGTTGGTTATATCTGTGAGACGGACACTTTTGCCAACAATCGAAGGATCTCTGAGATTAGTGAGGGGGATATATTAGCGTTCAGTAATGCCGGAGCCTATTGCTTTACCATGGCCAGCAACTACAACAGCAGGTACCGACCCGCAGAAGTTTTGTGGCAGGAAGGAGAAGCTCAGCTGATCAGAAAACGAGAGACCTTTGACGATTTGCTGCACAATCAAATTCCGCTGAAAAGTCTGGAAAAGTCTACGGTGACCTCCTGA
- a CDS encoding LON peptidase substrate-binding domain-containing protein, which yields MTSTLAMFPLELVVFPGEQLALHIFEDRYQQLIHDCEHEQITFGIPAYINKKMLYGTEVSLVSVEKRYDTGACDIICQGEKVFRIQSFFNQWGEKLYAGAEISFMTDIQNGSYGQKEQFLGLVFELYDALDVNLPKIDPRAIDSFIVAHKIGLSLEQELQLLKIPSEKDRFDFLIEHLKETIPVVRKINRTKELIKLNGHFKNFDPLDFEEYTLGDL from the coding sequence ATGACTTCCACGCTTGCCATGTTTCCGTTAGAATTGGTCGTCTTCCCAGGCGAACAACTGGCGCTGCATATTTTTGAAGACCGCTACCAGCAACTCATTCACGATTGTGAACATGAGCAGATTACCTTTGGTATCCCGGCCTACATCAATAAAAAAATGCTGTATGGTACGGAAGTCTCTCTGGTTAGCGTAGAAAAGCGCTACGACACCGGCGCCTGCGATATCATTTGTCAAGGGGAAAAAGTATTCCGCATTCAATCGTTCTTTAATCAGTGGGGAGAAAAACTCTACGCAGGAGCAGAGATTTCCTTCATGACCGATATTCAAAACGGGAGTTACGGACAAAAAGAGCAATTTCTAGGATTGGTATTTGAACTTTACGACGCTTTGGATGTCAACTTGCCGAAAATTGATCCTCGCGCTATAGACAGCTTCATTGTGGCTCATAAAATTGGACTCTCTCTAGAGCAGGAATTACAGCTGCTCAAAATTCCATCAGAAAAAGATCGCTTTGACTTTCTGATTGAACATCTCAAAGAAACCATTCCGGTAGTAAGAAAGATCAATCGTACGAAGGAATTGATCAAGTTAAACGGGCACTTTAAGAATTTTGATCCGCTCGATTTTGAAGAGTATACGCTGGGGGATCTCTAG
- the sucC gene encoding ADP-forming succinate--CoA ligase subunit beta gives MNLHEYQGKEILSSFGVRIQRGHVATTPQEAVDAAKKLTEETGTGWHVIKAQVHAGGRGKGGGVKLAKNIQQVEEIADSIIGMNLVTPQTSAEGKKVHQVLVAEDVYYPGDHEPEEYYMSVLLNRSTGKNMIMYSTEGGMDIEEVAEKTPHLIFHEEIDPAAGLLPFQTRRIAFNLGLSGNAFKEMTKFVNALYTAYVESDSSLFEINPVLKTSDEKIMAVDCKMSLDDNALFRHKDYLAMRDLREENPVEVEAKAAGLNYVDLDGNVGCMVNGAGLAMATMDLIKQAGGDPANFLDVGGTADAERVETAFQLILKDPNVKAILVNIFGGIVRCDRVAQGIVDAYKNMGNINVPIIVRLQGTNADLAKELIDNSGLDVQSAIEFQEAADKVQAVLS, from the coding sequence ATGAATTTACACGAATACCAGGGAAAAGAAATTTTAAGCAGTTTTGGAGTACGCATTCAGCGCGGGCACGTAGCGACTACACCTCAAGAAGCTGTTGATGCAGCTAAAAAGCTTACGGAAGAGACCGGAACCGGATGGCATGTCATTAAAGCACAAGTGCACGCAGGTGGACGTGGAAAAGGCGGAGGCGTTAAATTAGCCAAAAACATTCAACAAGTGGAAGAGATCGCTGATTCCATAATCGGTATGAATCTGGTGACCCCACAAACTTCTGCGGAGGGAAAAAAAGTACATCAGGTATTAGTCGCAGAAGATGTTTACTATCCTGGAGATCACGAGCCCGAAGAATATTATATGAGTGTTTTGCTCAATAGAAGTACAGGTAAGAATATGATCATGTATTCTACAGAAGGAGGAATGGATATTGAAGAAGTGGCAGAGAAAACGCCGCATTTGATCTTCCATGAAGAAATTGATCCTGCTGCTGGATTGCTCCCTTTTCAAACGCGCCGAATAGCCTTCAATTTAGGCTTGAGCGGAAACGCGTTTAAAGAAATGACCAAATTTGTAAATGCATTGTATACGGCTTATGTCGAGTCTGACTCTTCCTTGTTTGAGATTAATCCGGTCTTGAAGACCAGTGATGAGAAAATCATGGCAGTGGACTGCAAGATGTCTCTAGACGACAATGCCTTGTTTAGACATAAAGATTATCTCGCCATGCGCGACCTCCGCGAAGAGAACCCTGTGGAAGTAGAAGCTAAAGCTGCCGGCTTAAACTACGTTGACCTTGATGGAAATGTAGGTTGCATGGTTAACGGAGCAGGTTTGGCTATGGCCACCATGGACCTGATCAAGCAGGCCGGAGGAGATCCCGCCAACTTTTTGGATGTTGGAGGTACGGCAGATGCGGAACGCGTAGAAACCGCTTTCCAGCTGATCCTCAAAGATCCCAACGTAAAAGCTATTCTCGTTAATATTTTTGGTGGTATCGTTCGCTGCGATCGAGTGGCGCAAGGAATTGTCGATGCCTATAAAAATATGGGAAACATCAATGTGCCCATCATCGTGCGTCTACAAGGTACCAATGCCGATTTGGCTAAGGAGCTCATTGACAACAGTGGACTTGATGTGCAGAGCGCTATAGAGTTCCAAGAAGCTGCAGATAAAGTACAGGCAGTATTGAGTTAG
- a CDS encoding DUF1456 family protein: MALTNNDIFKKLRVALKLRDDDIVAILAKADFAISKSELGAFFRKETHPKYMECGDQVLRNFLNGLVIHLRGPMPPKTASKKPGTQRQHIKKPGLKKPGS, translated from the coding sequence ATGGCTTTGACAAATAATGACATTTTCAAAAAATTAAGAGTGGCGCTTAAACTCCGTGATGACGATATCGTCGCCATCTTAGCGAAGGCAGATTTTGCCATCTCCAAAAGCGAATTGGGCGCATTCTTCAGAAAGGAGACTCATCCCAAATACATGGAATGCGGAGATCAGGTGTTACGAAATTTCCTGAATGGTTTAGTTATTCATCTGCGCGGACCAATGCCTCCTAAAACAGCCTCAAAAAAACCAGGCACTCAAAGGCAGCACATAAAAAAACCCGGCTTGAAAAAACCGGGTTCTTAA
- a CDS encoding Hsp20/alpha crystallin family protein — protein MSLVKRNQDNWLPSIFDDMFKTDWLGGTTNVNSIGVSIPAVNIIENDDDFKVEVAAPGMSKEDFNIELDNDMLTIAVEKQENNEHSEKDRYTRREFSYTHFKRAFSLPETVKSEDIAAKYEDGVLRITLPKREEAKVQAKRLIDVS, from the coding sequence ATGAGTTTAGTAAAAAGAAATCAGGACAATTGGCTACCATCAATTTTTGACGATATGTTTAAAACGGATTGGTTAGGAGGAACGACGAATGTCAACAGTATAGGCGTGAGTATTCCTGCAGTAAACATCATTGAAAATGACGACGATTTTAAGGTCGAAGTTGCTGCTCCGGGAATGTCTAAAGAAGACTTTAATATTGAATTAGACAACGACATGCTGACCATCGCGGTAGAAAAGCAAGAAAACAACGAGCATAGTGAAAAAGATCGCTACACACGGCGCGAGTTCAGCTACACGCATTTTAAGCGTGCCTTCAGCTTACCCGAAACCGTGAAAAGTGAAGACATTGCCGCCAAATACGAAGATGGTGTGCTACGAATTACCTTGCCCAAACGTGAAGAGGCCAAGGTTCAGGCGAAGCGTTTGATCGACGTTTCATAG